AATGCGGGGTTATGATAGTACCAATCCGAAATGCTCACAAATATACAGTAACAAATCGTGTTTTGGGAAGTGCGCTCCAAATCAATCATCGTCGGACAAATTCAAGAGATCCAGCTCCGTCTGGACCAACGATTGAAAATCAGCTCGAGATACCCCGGTCGCTTTGGCGAGGCGGAATAAGCTCTTGATATTTGAACTAATGTGCTGCTTCACGCCTATTTCGTATGTCGACTgactttctgcttcttgctcaAGTTTTGATACCGAGTTCGAAGACGACGCAGATTCCGGTCGGGGATGGTTCAACGGCATCCCGTTCGTCTGGCTCGTGTGTTCGTAAGACGCCGACTCCCCATTTTCCGTGCTCCGGTTGGCAAGCTCCGCAAGTATATCTCCGCCAAGCGAAGTTGGCCCGAGCTCCGGGTGCTCTTCATCTGGGTCATGGCTGTCCAAGGCGGGTTGCACATCCGCATATCGGGAAAAGTAAGAAGACTCTGATGGGCCCGGGCCCTGCTGTTGCAGAGTAGATGTcaatggagctggaggtgcgTTCTTCGCTGAAGGTGTGCGTCCAGGTGTAGCATCGTATCGAGCCCAGTagtcatcgtcatcgtcctcttcttcctggggCGGTGCTGCCCTCTCATTGTTCTCCGCTGCCTCCAAAGCATCTTCcaccagcttctccttctcgcgcGCATTTGCGTCTCCGACAGAAATGGACCAAGCATTGtcatcttctcccagtcccTCGTGAGGAAGCACTTCCGCAACCCGCCAGCGTGGCTCCGCCTCCTTGGGGCACCATAGATACACAACCTTCAGCTCATAATCCGTTACAAGAACACGAGATTGAAGAGTTTCCTCATCCACCCGTCTGTAGGTCACCGGGATATCGTCAGGCAAGTCGATCTCCCCGGACACCGGATGAGGCTCAAAGTTGGCCCCATCGACCAACGATTGAAGTCGCTCTGCTTTTCCAGCATCCCAGCATAGTAAACGAAGCCATGATTCTGTTGGCGATGCACCCACCGAACTAAGGATCTGGACTCTCTGGCGCAGGATTGGTGCGAGCAGCGGAAGTAGAGCTGGTGGGGGTTGCGGGGAGACAAACGCCGTTGGAAGGCAGGCGAGTAGCGGAGGCAGTAGAGTGCGAGGGTCAGGAGGAGGGATAAATTCAACCATTATAGCGGGCTTCGTATGGTTGCTGTTGTACGGACAGACTGCGTTGGTTTAAATATTGTCTGGTCAGATGATAGATA
Above is a window of Aspergillus puulaauensis MK2 DNA, chromosome 2, nearly complete sequence DNA encoding:
- a CDS encoding uncharacterized protein (COG:S;~EggNog:ENOG410PMH6) codes for the protein MVEFIPPPDPRTLLPPLLACLPTAFVSPQPPPALLPLLAPILRQRVQILSSVGASPTESWLRLLCWDAGKAERLQSLVDGANFEPHPVSGEIDLPDDIPVTYRRVDEETLQSRVLVTDYELKVVYLWCPKEAEPRWRVAEVLPHEGLGEDDNAWSISVGDANAREKEKLVEDALEAAENNERAAPPQEEEDDDDDYWARYDATPGRTPSAKNAPPAPLTSTLQQQGPGPSESSYFSRYADVQPALDSHDPDEEHPELGPTSLGGDILAELANRSTENGESASYEHTSQTNGMPLNHPRPESASSSNSVSKLEQEAESQSTYEIGVKQHISSNIKSLFRLAKATGVSRADFQSLVQTELDLLNLSDDD